One Cucumis sativus cultivar 9930 chromosome 1, Cucumber_9930_V3, whole genome shotgun sequence DNA segment encodes these proteins:
- the LOC101218078 gene encoding katanin p80 WD40 repeat-containing subunit B1 homolog isoform X1: protein MAKRGYKLQEFAAHSGNVNCLSIGKKACRLFITGGDDYKVNLWAIGKPNSLMSLCGHTNPVESVAFDSAEVLVLAGASSGAIKLWDLEEAKMVRTLSGHRSNCTAVEFHPFGEFFASGSRDTNLKIWDIRKKGCIHTYKGHTQGISTIKFTPDGRWVVSGGFDSAVKVWDLTAGKLMHDFKFHEGPIRSIDFHPLEFLLATGSADKTVKFWDLETFELIGSTRPEAAGVRAITFHPDGRTLFSGLDESLKVYSWEPVICHDSVDMGWSTLGDLCIHAGKLLSCSSYRNSVGVWVADVALIEPYGASSVSGQKEPKEQNLGSAFKNSLASKSTGSDLVTSNLQSLSPDYETKEIKNIYIDTTGGKPVSPQKAESLSSPKIVFALDSKEISYNASKKQNLASRVEVKSSELSKDKPPVIPCDSPEVKDPPSSVRESITFSKTRRGMLLRPAHIRKPSNSKIDLEKLSVSVDSSRKTDLERLPVVDSVNVCNTTNDLNKAPVQNLKTSVVSEVIHVDPCGTNSDLISIEKFEKIPSVSAETTSEQETCNKSVENSEGANSVKFVNGVAVVPGRTRTLVERFERREKTNDVQTTISPSNVLEPEKTREQTNSLEVQVVTPQILETEKTHEQTNDFRVHEVTMPSHVSETETRCERTSNYEVQAVAIPSHVSEPEKAREQTNNYEVRAMVIPRTPETKRMGINYEAKPRSNHEAKPRSNYEAKPRSNYEAKTRNNYEAKSTLISSHVPETDKTDNLQKGEPQISGRDSTSANDRDVIEDLMQSHDVFLSTLRSRLTKLQVVRHFWERNDMKGAINAMTKLPDHSVQADVISVLVDKMDVLTLDLFSCLLPVLVGLLDSKIERHASLSMEILVKLVAVFGHVISSAVSAPPVVGVDLHAEQRVQCCKQCFTQLQKVQKIIPSFVRRGGSLARSAQELNLVLQQC, encoded by the exons ATGGCGAAGCGTGGATATAAACTAC AGGAATTTGCGGCACACTCAGGAAATGTCAACTGTCTAAGTATTGGGAAGAAAGCTTGCCGACTGTTCATAACTGGTGGAGATGATTATAAAGTCAACCTTTGGGCAATTGGAAAACCTAATTCTTTGATG AGTCTTTGTGGTCATACTAATCCAGTTGAATCAGTAGCTTTTGATTCAGCAGAAGTTTTGGTGCTCGCCGGAGCTTCATCTGGTGCAATAAAGTTGTGGGATCTTGAAGAGGCTAAAA TGGTTCGCACTCTATCTGGTCATAGATCAAACTGCACGGCAGTTGAATTTCATCCATTTGGCGAGTTCTTTGCATCAGGTTCTAGAGACACAAATCTTAAAATCTGGGATATTAGAAAGAAAGGTTGCATTCACACATACAAGGGGCACACACAAGGCATTAGTACTATCAAGTTCACACCAGATGGTCGTTGGGTAGTCTCTGGTGGTTTTGATAGTGCTGTGAAG GTATGGGATTTAACTGCTGGAAAGTTGATGCATGATTTCAAGTTCCATGAAGGACCTATTCGATCCATTGATTTTCATCCACTTGAGTTTCTCCTTGCGACAG gGTCAGCAGACAAAACTGTGAAATTCTGGGATTTGGAAACCTTTGAATTGATTGGATCTACAAGACCCGAG GCTGCTGGAGTACGTGCAATCACCTTCCATCCAGATGGGAGGACCCTGTTTTCTGGTCTGGATGAAAGTCTGAAG GTATATTCGTGGGAGCCTGTTATTTGTCATGATTCTGTTGACATGGGATGGTCAACACTTGGTGACCTTTGCATTCATGCTGGGAAACTCTTGAGTTGCTCATCTTATCGAAATTCTGTTGGAGTTTGGGTAGCTGATGTAGCG CTTATTGAGCCATATGGAGCTAGTTCAGTATCTGGGCAAAAGGAGCCAAAAGAACAGAATCTCGGTTCTGCCTTCAAGAACAGTCTAGCTTCGAAAAGCACTGGAAGTGATTTGGTGACTTCAAATCTGCAATCTCTGTCTCCTGATTATGAAACAAAGGAGATAAAGAATATATACATAGACA CAACTGGTGGAAAACCTGTTTCACCACAGAAGGCAGAATCTTTAAGCTCCCCCAAAATTGTTTTTGCATTGGATTCGAAGGAGATTAGCTACAATGCAAGCAAAAAGCAAAATCTTGCATCGCGAGTAGAAGTGAAATCTAGTGAATTATCAAAAGATAAACCCCCAGTTATACCTTGTGATAGCCCTGAGGTTAAAGACCCACCAAGCTCTGTGAGGGAATCTATCACATTTTCGAAGACAAGGCGTGGAATGTTACTCAGGCCGGCTCATATAAGAAAGCCATCCAATAGTAAAATAGACCTTGAAAAACTCTCTGTGTCAGTTGATTCAAGTAGAAAAACTGATCTTGAGAGACTACCAGTTGTAGATTCTGTAAATGTCTGTAATACCACCAATGACTTGAATAAAGCTCCAGTacaaaacttgaaaacaagTGTTGTGTCAGAAGTAATACATGTAGATCCTTGTGGAACAAATTCTGATCTCATTAGTATTGAGAAGTTCGAAAAAATCCCCTCTGTATCAGCTGAGACAACTTCAGAACAAGAAACCT GCAACAAATCAGTTGAGAATAGCGAAGGGGCAAACTctgttaaatttgtaaatggaG TTGCAGTTGTTCCTGGAAGGACACGGACTCTTGTTGAGAGGTttgaaaggagagaaaaaacgAATGATGTACAGACAACAATTTCACCATCTAATGTCCTTGAACCAGAGAAAACGAGAGAACAAACTAATAGCTTAGAAGTACAAGTGGTTACACCTCAGATCCTTGAAACTGAGAAGACACATGAACAAACTAATGACTTTAGAGTACATGAAGTGACTATGCCTTCTCATGTCTCTGAAACAGAGACGAGATGTGAACGGACTAGTAACTATGAAGTACAGGCAGTGGCTATTCCTTCCCATGTCTCTGAACCTGAAAAGGCAAGAGAACAAACTAACAACTATGAAGTACGAGCAATGGTTATTCCTCGTACCCCTGAAACTAAGAGGATGGGTATTAACTATGAAGCAAAACCAAGAAGTAACCATGAAGCAAAACCAAGAAGTAACTATGAAGCAAAACCAAGAAGTAACTATGAagcaaaaacaagaaataactATGAAGCAAAATCAACTCTTATATCTTCTCATGTCCCTGAAACAGATAAAACCGACAATTTACAG AAAGGAGAACCTCAAATTTCTGGAAGAGATTCTACCTCTGCAAATGACAGGGATGTCATTGAAGATTTGATGCAATCTCATGATGTATTCTTAAGTACCCTCCGATCCCGCTTGACAAAATTGCAG GTGGTACGACACTTTTGGGAGCGGAACGACATGAAAGGCGCCATTAATGCCATGACAAAGCTTCCGGATCATTCG GTGCAAGCAGATGTGATCAGCGTTCTCGTTGACAAGATGGATGTCTTGACTCTAGATTTATTCTCATGCTTACTTCCTGTACTTGTGGGTTTATTGGATAGCAAGATAGAAAG GCATGCCAGTTTGTCAATGGAGATTCTAGTGAAGCTTGTAGCAGTTTTTGGTCATGTTATAAGCTCAGCAGTATCAGCACCTCCAGTAGTCGGTGTTGACCTTCATGCGGAACAGAG GGTACAATGCTGCAAGCAATGCTTTACCCAACTGCAGAAGgttcaaaaaattattccaTCATTTGTAAG GAGAGGTGGTTCACTAGCTAGAAGTGCTCAGGAATTGAATCTAGTTCTTCAACAATGTTAA
- the LOC101218078 gene encoding katanin p80 WD40 repeat-containing subunit B1 homolog isoform X2 — MAKRGYKLQEFAAHSGNVNCLSIGKKACRLFITGGDDYKVNLWAIGKPNSLMSLCGHTNPVESVAFDSAEVLVLAGASSGAIKLWDLEEAKMVRTLSGHRSNCTAVEFHPFGEFFASGSRDTNLKIWDIRKKGCIHTYKGHTQGISTIKFTPDGRWVVSGGFDSAVKVWDLTAGKLMHDFKFHEGPIRSIDFHPLEFLLATGSADKTVKFWDLETFELIGSTRPEAAGVRAITFHPDGRTLFSGLDESLKVYSWEPVICHDSVDMGWSTLGDLCIHAGKLLSCSSYRNSVGVWVADVALIEPYGASSVSGQKEPKEQNLGSAFKNSLASKSTGSDLVTSNLQSLSPDYETKEIKNIYIDTTGGKPVSPQKAESLSSPKIVFALDSKEISYNASKKQNLASRVEVKSSELSKDKPPVIPCDSPEVKDPPSSVRESITFSKTRRGMLLRPAHIRKPSNSKIDLEKLSVSVDSSRKTDLERLPVVDSVNVCNTTNDLNKAPVQNLKTSVVSEVIHVDPCGTNSDLISIEKFEKIPSVSAETTSEQETCNKSVENSEGANSVKFVNGVVPGRTRTLVERFERREKTNDVQTTISPSNVLEPEKTREQTNSLEVQVVTPQILETEKTHEQTNDFRVHEVTMPSHVSETETRCERTSNYEVQAVAIPSHVSEPEKAREQTNNYEVRAMVIPRTPETKRMGINYEAKPRSNHEAKPRSNYEAKPRSNYEAKTRNNYEAKSTLISSHVPETDKTDNLQKGEPQISGRDSTSANDRDVIEDLMQSHDVFLSTLRSRLTKLQVVRHFWERNDMKGAINAMTKLPDHSVQADVISVLVDKMDVLTLDLFSCLLPVLVGLLDSKIERHASLSMEILVKLVAVFGHVISSAVSAPPVVGVDLHAEQRVQCCKQCFTQLQKVQKIIPSFVRRGGSLARSAQELNLVLQQC; from the exons ATGGCGAAGCGTGGATATAAACTAC AGGAATTTGCGGCACACTCAGGAAATGTCAACTGTCTAAGTATTGGGAAGAAAGCTTGCCGACTGTTCATAACTGGTGGAGATGATTATAAAGTCAACCTTTGGGCAATTGGAAAACCTAATTCTTTGATG AGTCTTTGTGGTCATACTAATCCAGTTGAATCAGTAGCTTTTGATTCAGCAGAAGTTTTGGTGCTCGCCGGAGCTTCATCTGGTGCAATAAAGTTGTGGGATCTTGAAGAGGCTAAAA TGGTTCGCACTCTATCTGGTCATAGATCAAACTGCACGGCAGTTGAATTTCATCCATTTGGCGAGTTCTTTGCATCAGGTTCTAGAGACACAAATCTTAAAATCTGGGATATTAGAAAGAAAGGTTGCATTCACACATACAAGGGGCACACACAAGGCATTAGTACTATCAAGTTCACACCAGATGGTCGTTGGGTAGTCTCTGGTGGTTTTGATAGTGCTGTGAAG GTATGGGATTTAACTGCTGGAAAGTTGATGCATGATTTCAAGTTCCATGAAGGACCTATTCGATCCATTGATTTTCATCCACTTGAGTTTCTCCTTGCGACAG gGTCAGCAGACAAAACTGTGAAATTCTGGGATTTGGAAACCTTTGAATTGATTGGATCTACAAGACCCGAG GCTGCTGGAGTACGTGCAATCACCTTCCATCCAGATGGGAGGACCCTGTTTTCTGGTCTGGATGAAAGTCTGAAG GTATATTCGTGGGAGCCTGTTATTTGTCATGATTCTGTTGACATGGGATGGTCAACACTTGGTGACCTTTGCATTCATGCTGGGAAACTCTTGAGTTGCTCATCTTATCGAAATTCTGTTGGAGTTTGGGTAGCTGATGTAGCG CTTATTGAGCCATATGGAGCTAGTTCAGTATCTGGGCAAAAGGAGCCAAAAGAACAGAATCTCGGTTCTGCCTTCAAGAACAGTCTAGCTTCGAAAAGCACTGGAAGTGATTTGGTGACTTCAAATCTGCAATCTCTGTCTCCTGATTATGAAACAAAGGAGATAAAGAATATATACATAGACA CAACTGGTGGAAAACCTGTTTCACCACAGAAGGCAGAATCTTTAAGCTCCCCCAAAATTGTTTTTGCATTGGATTCGAAGGAGATTAGCTACAATGCAAGCAAAAAGCAAAATCTTGCATCGCGAGTAGAAGTGAAATCTAGTGAATTATCAAAAGATAAACCCCCAGTTATACCTTGTGATAGCCCTGAGGTTAAAGACCCACCAAGCTCTGTGAGGGAATCTATCACATTTTCGAAGACAAGGCGTGGAATGTTACTCAGGCCGGCTCATATAAGAAAGCCATCCAATAGTAAAATAGACCTTGAAAAACTCTCTGTGTCAGTTGATTCAAGTAGAAAAACTGATCTTGAGAGACTACCAGTTGTAGATTCTGTAAATGTCTGTAATACCACCAATGACTTGAATAAAGCTCCAGTacaaaacttgaaaacaagTGTTGTGTCAGAAGTAATACATGTAGATCCTTGTGGAACAAATTCTGATCTCATTAGTATTGAGAAGTTCGAAAAAATCCCCTCTGTATCAGCTGAGACAACTTCAGAACAAGAAACCT GCAACAAATCAGTTGAGAATAGCGAAGGGGCAAACTctgttaaatttgtaaatggaG TTGTTCCTGGAAGGACACGGACTCTTGTTGAGAGGTttgaaaggagagaaaaaacgAATGATGTACAGACAACAATTTCACCATCTAATGTCCTTGAACCAGAGAAAACGAGAGAACAAACTAATAGCTTAGAAGTACAAGTGGTTACACCTCAGATCCTTGAAACTGAGAAGACACATGAACAAACTAATGACTTTAGAGTACATGAAGTGACTATGCCTTCTCATGTCTCTGAAACAGAGACGAGATGTGAACGGACTAGTAACTATGAAGTACAGGCAGTGGCTATTCCTTCCCATGTCTCTGAACCTGAAAAGGCAAGAGAACAAACTAACAACTATGAAGTACGAGCAATGGTTATTCCTCGTACCCCTGAAACTAAGAGGATGGGTATTAACTATGAAGCAAAACCAAGAAGTAACCATGAAGCAAAACCAAGAAGTAACTATGAAGCAAAACCAAGAAGTAACTATGAagcaaaaacaagaaataactATGAAGCAAAATCAACTCTTATATCTTCTCATGTCCCTGAAACAGATAAAACCGACAATTTACAG AAAGGAGAACCTCAAATTTCTGGAAGAGATTCTACCTCTGCAAATGACAGGGATGTCATTGAAGATTTGATGCAATCTCATGATGTATTCTTAAGTACCCTCCGATCCCGCTTGACAAAATTGCAG GTGGTACGACACTTTTGGGAGCGGAACGACATGAAAGGCGCCATTAATGCCATGACAAAGCTTCCGGATCATTCG GTGCAAGCAGATGTGATCAGCGTTCTCGTTGACAAGATGGATGTCTTGACTCTAGATTTATTCTCATGCTTACTTCCTGTACTTGTGGGTTTATTGGATAGCAAGATAGAAAG GCATGCCAGTTTGTCAATGGAGATTCTAGTGAAGCTTGTAGCAGTTTTTGGTCATGTTATAAGCTCAGCAGTATCAGCACCTCCAGTAGTCGGTGTTGACCTTCATGCGGAACAGAG GGTACAATGCTGCAAGCAATGCTTTACCCAACTGCAGAAGgttcaaaaaattattccaTCATTTGTAAG GAGAGGTGGTTCACTAGCTAGAAGTGCTCAGGAATTGAATCTAGTTCTTCAACAATGTTAA
- the LOC101218078 gene encoding katanin p80 WD40 repeat-containing subunit B1 homolog isoform X3, translating into MHDFKFHEGPIRSIDFHPLEFLLATGSADKTVKFWDLETFELIGSTRPEAAGVRAITFHPDGRTLFSGLDESLKVYSWEPVICHDSVDMGWSTLGDLCIHAGKLLSCSSYRNSVGVWVADVALIEPYGASSVSGQKEPKEQNLGSAFKNSLASKSTGSDLVTSNLQSLSPDYETKEIKNIYIDTTGGKPVSPQKAESLSSPKIVFALDSKEISYNASKKQNLASRVEVKSSELSKDKPPVIPCDSPEVKDPPSSVRESITFSKTRRGMLLRPAHIRKPSNSKIDLEKLSVSVDSSRKTDLERLPVVDSVNVCNTTNDLNKAPVQNLKTSVVSEVIHVDPCGTNSDLISIEKFEKIPSVSAETTSEQETCNKSVENSEGANSVKFVNGVAVVPGRTRTLVERFERREKTNDVQTTISPSNVLEPEKTREQTNSLEVQVVTPQILETEKTHEQTNDFRVHEVTMPSHVSETETRCERTSNYEVQAVAIPSHVSEPEKAREQTNNYEVRAMVIPRTPETKRMGINYEAKPRSNHEAKPRSNYEAKPRSNYEAKTRNNYEAKSTLISSHVPETDKTDNLQKGEPQISGRDSTSANDRDVIEDLMQSHDVFLSTLRSRLTKLQVVRHFWERNDMKGAINAMTKLPDHSVQADVISVLVDKMDVLTLDLFSCLLPVLVGLLDSKIERHASLSMEILVKLVAVFGHVISSAVSAPPVVGVDLHAEQRVQCCKQCFTQLQKVQKIIPSFVRRGGSLARSAQELNLVLQQC; encoded by the exons ATGCATGATTTCAAGTTCCATGAAGGACCTATTCGATCCATTGATTTTCATCCACTTGAGTTTCTCCTTGCGACAG gGTCAGCAGACAAAACTGTGAAATTCTGGGATTTGGAAACCTTTGAATTGATTGGATCTACAAGACCCGAG GCTGCTGGAGTACGTGCAATCACCTTCCATCCAGATGGGAGGACCCTGTTTTCTGGTCTGGATGAAAGTCTGAAG GTATATTCGTGGGAGCCTGTTATTTGTCATGATTCTGTTGACATGGGATGGTCAACACTTGGTGACCTTTGCATTCATGCTGGGAAACTCTTGAGTTGCTCATCTTATCGAAATTCTGTTGGAGTTTGGGTAGCTGATGTAGCG CTTATTGAGCCATATGGAGCTAGTTCAGTATCTGGGCAAAAGGAGCCAAAAGAACAGAATCTCGGTTCTGCCTTCAAGAACAGTCTAGCTTCGAAAAGCACTGGAAGTGATTTGGTGACTTCAAATCTGCAATCTCTGTCTCCTGATTATGAAACAAAGGAGATAAAGAATATATACATAGACA CAACTGGTGGAAAACCTGTTTCACCACAGAAGGCAGAATCTTTAAGCTCCCCCAAAATTGTTTTTGCATTGGATTCGAAGGAGATTAGCTACAATGCAAGCAAAAAGCAAAATCTTGCATCGCGAGTAGAAGTGAAATCTAGTGAATTATCAAAAGATAAACCCCCAGTTATACCTTGTGATAGCCCTGAGGTTAAAGACCCACCAAGCTCTGTGAGGGAATCTATCACATTTTCGAAGACAAGGCGTGGAATGTTACTCAGGCCGGCTCATATAAGAAAGCCATCCAATAGTAAAATAGACCTTGAAAAACTCTCTGTGTCAGTTGATTCAAGTAGAAAAACTGATCTTGAGAGACTACCAGTTGTAGATTCTGTAAATGTCTGTAATACCACCAATGACTTGAATAAAGCTCCAGTacaaaacttgaaaacaagTGTTGTGTCAGAAGTAATACATGTAGATCCTTGTGGAACAAATTCTGATCTCATTAGTATTGAGAAGTTCGAAAAAATCCCCTCTGTATCAGCTGAGACAACTTCAGAACAAGAAACCT GCAACAAATCAGTTGAGAATAGCGAAGGGGCAAACTctgttaaatttgtaaatggaG TTGCAGTTGTTCCTGGAAGGACACGGACTCTTGTTGAGAGGTttgaaaggagagaaaaaacgAATGATGTACAGACAACAATTTCACCATCTAATGTCCTTGAACCAGAGAAAACGAGAGAACAAACTAATAGCTTAGAAGTACAAGTGGTTACACCTCAGATCCTTGAAACTGAGAAGACACATGAACAAACTAATGACTTTAGAGTACATGAAGTGACTATGCCTTCTCATGTCTCTGAAACAGAGACGAGATGTGAACGGACTAGTAACTATGAAGTACAGGCAGTGGCTATTCCTTCCCATGTCTCTGAACCTGAAAAGGCAAGAGAACAAACTAACAACTATGAAGTACGAGCAATGGTTATTCCTCGTACCCCTGAAACTAAGAGGATGGGTATTAACTATGAAGCAAAACCAAGAAGTAACCATGAAGCAAAACCAAGAAGTAACTATGAAGCAAAACCAAGAAGTAACTATGAagcaaaaacaagaaataactATGAAGCAAAATCAACTCTTATATCTTCTCATGTCCCTGAAACAGATAAAACCGACAATTTACAG AAAGGAGAACCTCAAATTTCTGGAAGAGATTCTACCTCTGCAAATGACAGGGATGTCATTGAAGATTTGATGCAATCTCATGATGTATTCTTAAGTACCCTCCGATCCCGCTTGACAAAATTGCAG GTGGTACGACACTTTTGGGAGCGGAACGACATGAAAGGCGCCATTAATGCCATGACAAAGCTTCCGGATCATTCG GTGCAAGCAGATGTGATCAGCGTTCTCGTTGACAAGATGGATGTCTTGACTCTAGATTTATTCTCATGCTTACTTCCTGTACTTGTGGGTTTATTGGATAGCAAGATAGAAAG GCATGCCAGTTTGTCAATGGAGATTCTAGTGAAGCTTGTAGCAGTTTTTGGTCATGTTATAAGCTCAGCAGTATCAGCACCTCCAGTAGTCGGTGTTGACCTTCATGCGGAACAGAG GGTACAATGCTGCAAGCAATGCTTTACCCAACTGCAGAAGgttcaaaaaattattccaTCATTTGTAAG GAGAGGTGGTTCACTAGCTAGAAGTGCTCAGGAATTGAATCTAGTTCTTCAACAATGTTAA